From the genome of Penaeus chinensis breed Huanghai No. 1 chromosome 37, ASM1920278v2, whole genome shotgun sequence, one region includes:
- the LOC125045455 gene encoding COMM domain-containing protein 4-like encodes MRFRFCWDVDCPDWLLAEIAALAKMTSVKLRLLVGQVAKAIPGPPLSYEVVEKLTKDAKLESSEAMAAVAAVRWVLERAGGAGVGGPVLDSELQQLGLPKEHAAALTRVYSEHQPRLRQALRQASLKEGGDPEWACDVVGVDVGGRTEAVAQLTLDRHGEGSKIALSPDQLLVLIHELSEARQIMEAIS; translated from the exons ATG AGATTTCGCTTCTGCTGGGACGTGGACTGCCCCGACTGGCTCCTGGCCGAGATCGCCGCCCTCGCCAAGATG ACCTCGGTGAAGCTGCGTCTGCTCGTGGGCCAGGTCGCCAAGGCCATCCCGGGCCCGCCGCTCAGC TACGAGGTGGTGGAGAAGCTGACAAAAGATGCCAAATTGG AGAGCAGCGAGGCcatggcggcggtggcggcggtgcGCTGGGTGCTGGAGCGCGCGGGcggggcgggcgtgggcggcccCGTGCTCGACTCGGAGCTGCAGCAACTCGGGCTGCCCAAGGAGCACGCGGCGGCGCTCACCAGGGTCTACTCTGAACACCAACCCCGCCTTCGCCAGGCCCTCAGGCAGGCCAGTCTCAAGG AGGGCGGTGATCCCGAATGGGCGTGCGACGTAGTGGGCGTGGACGTGGGCGGCCGGACCGAGGCGGTGGCACAGTTGACTCTCGACCGCCACGGGGAAGGAAGCAAGATCGCTCTCTCGCCCGACCAGCTCCTCGTGCTCATCCATG